The following coding sequences lie in one Paracidovorax avenae genomic window:
- a CDS encoding DUF1328 domain-containing protein, with protein sequence MLKYAIIFAIISLIAGALGFSGVAAGAAGIAKILFFLFLVVAVIFIVLAVLGVGAARSVMK encoded by the coding sequence ATGCTGAAGTACGCCATCATTTTCGCCATCATCTCCCTCATCGCCGGCGCGCTCGGCTTCAGCGGCGTGGCCGCGGGCGCGGCGGGCATCGCCAAGATCCTGTTCTTCCTGTTCCTCGTGGTCGCGGTCATCTTCATCGTGCTGGCCGTGCTCGGCGTGGGCGCGGCGCGCAGTGTGATGAAGTAA